A region of Kribbella sp. NBC_01245 DNA encodes the following proteins:
- a CDS encoding DinB family protein — protein sequence MENTTRPEPPLYADEKATVVGFLEFLRATLRWKCEGLTPEQLGLRAVEPSEMSLHGLIRHLTEVELSWFVECFTDEEMVYPYTADRPNGDWADLDPASYAADLERYDAAVARVRSIVDGLEPDAVGKWRGEPITLRWVLTHMVEEYGRHCGHADLLRERIDGRTGE from the coding sequence ATGGAGAACACCACGCGCCCCGAGCCGCCGCTGTACGCCGACGAGAAGGCGACGGTCGTCGGTTTTCTCGAGTTCCTGCGCGCAACTCTGCGCTGGAAATGCGAGGGCCTGACGCCGGAGCAACTCGGGCTGCGGGCGGTCGAGCCGTCGGAGATGTCGCTACACGGGTTGATCCGCCATCTGACCGAGGTGGAGCTCAGTTGGTTCGTGGAGTGCTTCACCGACGAGGAGATGGTGTATCCGTACACGGCCGACAGACCCAACGGCGACTGGGCTGATCTCGATCCCGCGTCCTATGCCGCAGACCTCGAGCGGTACGACGCTGCCGTGGCGCGGGTCCGCTCGATCGTCGACGGGCTCGAGCCGGATGCCGTGGGGAAGTGGCGAGGTGAGCCGATCACCTTGCGCTGGGTGCTTACGCACATGGTCGAGGAGTACGGGCGCCACTGCGGGCACGCCGACCTCCTGCGCGAGCGCATCGACGGCCGAACGGGGGAGTGA